In Leptospira selangorensis, the following are encoded in one genomic region:
- a CDS encoding transglycosylase domain-containing protein, translating to MNIKDRILGILAALLQYSRTNWRSILKYSVISGIVILSFLIGGSYVVWLTKQEEVVRNLETFQREVSDAYDPNEIKPIRILDKNGKLIGEFSRRKFRPIRTDNLANHGNIIWALLSSEDRDFYEHNGVNFTALLRAIIVNLTTFQKQGGSTLTQQLAKLTLDLGARNVFNKLTEFYCTFYLESKFDKNTILAMYLNRIFLGEGNTGVEEASRYYFNKPAYELTPAEAALLVGTIPAPSNYNAVRNPKIALKRQKMVMTVMGKNQNLHPNPKSIERDFEKKVDANIRKFRSFYVVEETKEEEDKVVITSEIGKYGFDKDFTINLASDFNFGIRQFVIENFSEIDLESRGMNVYTTLDYDKQEAAERSLREGIEAVRKKLSEDKANYVKAGKTEEAVKQNKIIENMNGSLISINPTNGYVEAMVGSYKISNIFRLNRAVSAVRQPGSVIKGLVYLMAFEKRIATPTSIVVDEPIKIRGYAPKNWYKGHRGAMQTRTAFAQSVNTIAVKFMDEIGVGDFIHTLGKILDLDSSELSRRFQHNLTLALGSGELSPKELATVYATIANNGKKVKPVEILRITDFEGSELYVNLLPDPKEAEQILDPVACAMTLNLLEAVVSEEGTLKIALKDGEKFPLGGKTGTVQSPKEAQKRWGSRKGVRDVWFAGVNPNLVTAVWVGNDLGAPFPGSGSGTSGSIWFRYVSHVARTLGFGDSLITPFNGDYVKVDICAETGGLLSNEAECKHPLYGQYYYVGDQPGGGAPSPTVTQTEGGTSTNSSEEALSGEDAVELELPEIKEDPNDD from the coding sequence ATGAACATCAAAGATCGTATCCTTGGAATTTTAGCTGCACTCCTCCAATATTCTAGAACAAACTGGAGATCCATCCTTAAATACTCGGTCATTTCCGGGATCGTAATACTTTCATTTCTGATCGGCGGATCTTATGTTGTATGGCTCACCAAACAAGAAGAAGTCGTCCGAAATCTAGAAACTTTCCAAAGAGAAGTTTCGGATGCGTACGATCCGAACGAGATCAAACCGATACGCATCTTGGACAAAAACGGAAAATTGATCGGAGAATTCTCTCGTAGAAAATTCAGACCGATCCGTACTGATAATTTAGCAAATCACGGAAATATAATATGGGCTCTTCTTAGTTCGGAAGACAGAGATTTTTACGAGCATAATGGCGTAAATTTTACCGCCTTACTTAGAGCGATCATAGTTAACTTAACCACTTTCCAAAAACAAGGCGGTTCTACTCTTACCCAGCAGTTAGCAAAACTTACTTTGGATTTAGGAGCTCGAAACGTATTCAATAAACTCACCGAGTTTTACTGTACATTCTACTTGGAAAGCAAGTTCGACAAAAATACGATCTTAGCAATGTATCTAAATCGTATCTTCTTGGGAGAAGGAAATACAGGAGTGGAAGAAGCTTCCCGTTATTATTTTAATAAACCTGCATATGAATTAACTCCTGCAGAAGCGGCTTTGCTTGTGGGAACAATTCCGGCTCCTTCTAACTATAATGCTGTTAGGAATCCTAAAATAGCTCTCAAAAGGCAGAAGATGGTGATGACCGTAATGGGCAAAAACCAAAACCTTCATCCGAATCCTAAATCTATTGAGAGAGATTTTGAGAAGAAGGTAGATGCAAATATCCGCAAGTTCAGATCCTTTTATGTGGTCGAGGAAACAAAAGAAGAAGAGGATAAAGTAGTCATCACTTCCGAGATAGGAAAGTACGGCTTTGATAAAGATTTTACGATCAATCTTGCTTCCGATTTTAATTTCGGGATCCGCCAATTCGTGATCGAGAACTTCTCGGAGATTGATCTGGAAAGCCGTGGTATGAACGTATATACCACATTAGATTATGATAAACAAGAAGCTGCAGAACGTTCTCTCAGAGAAGGAATAGAGGCAGTTCGCAAAAAACTTTCTGAAGATAAAGCAAATTACGTAAAAGCCGGTAAAACGGAAGAAGCAGTTAAACAAAATAAGATCATAGAGAATATGAACGGAAGTTTGATTTCCATCAATCCTACAAACGGATATGTGGAAGCAATGGTCGGTAGTTACAAAATTTCTAATATATTCAGGCTAAACCGAGCAGTTTCCGCTGTAAGACAACCAGGCTCCGTGATCAAGGGACTCGTCTATCTGATGGCATTCGAAAAAAGGATAGCAACTCCTACTTCTATCGTTGTGGATGAGCCAATCAAGATCAGAGGATATGCCCCTAAAAACTGGTATAAAGGCCATAGAGGTGCAATGCAAACTAGAACTGCATTCGCTCAGTCTGTGAATACTATCGCAGTCAAGTTCATGGATGAGATTGGCGTTGGTGATTTTATCCATACTCTGGGAAAAATTTTGGACCTTGACAGCTCGGAATTGAGCAGAAGGTTCCAACATAATCTTACATTGGCACTCGGCTCCGGAGAATTATCTCCTAAAGAGCTGGCAACAGTATACGCAACAATCGCAAATAACGGTAAAAAAGTAAAACCTGTGGAAATACTTAGGATCACAGACTTCGAAGGATCAGAACTTTATGTAAACCTTCTACCTGATCCAAAAGAAGCGGAACAAATTTTAGATCCTGTCGCTTGCGCAATGACCTTAAACTTATTAGAAGCTGTGGTTTCCGAAGAAGGTACACTCAAGATCGCATTAAAAGATGGAGAAAAATTTCCACTAGGCGGAAAGACAGGGACGGTTCAATCTCCTAAAGAAGCACAAAAACGTTGGGGCTCCAGAAAAGGAGTACGAGATGTTTGGTTTGCAGGTGTGAATCCTAATTTAGTCACCGCAGTTTGGGTTGGTAATGATCTAGGAGCTCCATTCCCCGGTTCAGGCTCAGGAACAAGCGGCTCTATTTGGTTTAGATATGTTTCGCACGTAGCCAGAACATTAGGTTTTGGTGATAGTCTCATCACTCCATTTAACGGAGATTATGTGAAAGTGGACATTTGCGCGGAAACAGGCGGACTTTTATCCAACGAAGCAGAATGTAAACATCCACTCTATGGACAGTACTATTATGTGGGAGACCAACCTGGCGGAGGTGCGCCTAGTCCTACAGTTACCCAAACAGAAGGAGGCACATCCACAAACAGTTCCGAGGAAGCTCTTTCCGGAGAAGATGCAGTGGAATTAGAACTTCCTGAAATTAAGGAAGATCCGAACGACGATTAG
- a CDS encoding NAD(P)-binding protein → MKIAVIGSGIAGLSASWYLGKEHEVSLIEKHPLVGMDAHGTDLFSNGHSIRVDVPFRAFKRNYYPCLLDLYKEAGIEVRPVDYSFSLNYGDGTTYFGFSTLGIGGNFVPIPYWVCFSNKTSRRIFSDAIRFYEESDRELQSLEGEQITISEFLSRFGYSVEFEDLYLIPMFSTINTCTSESAKNYPAEVVIGYHSSGLKFLRFLTPEKGTRDVTEKLSKRASSVRLSTDPKKIVLEKDKVKLIFENGEELFDRVVVAAPANQAISILPDEYSKEKALLSKLKYEGSEVVVHSDEKFMPKQKRHWAPMCFSLSQDSSTATATILLNKVLPSMKGKSVFQTWNPLVEPNEKDFISRSKFERPVIDIASRKILEELKELQELPGKKVWLCGSYAKYGMPLLEAGVSTSLDVKRWVEGSLRS, encoded by the coding sequence ATGAAAATAGCGGTCATCGGTAGTGGAATCGCCGGCTTAAGCGCATCTTGGTATTTGGGCAAAGAACACGAAGTCTCTCTTATAGAAAAACATCCTTTGGTCGGTATGGATGCTCATGGTACTGATCTTTTCTCCAACGGACATTCGATCCGAGTGGATGTTCCTTTCAGAGCATTCAAACGTAATTATTATCCTTGTCTTTTGGATCTTTACAAAGAGGCAGGGATCGAAGTAAGACCTGTGGATTATTCGTTTTCCTTAAACTACGGAGACGGCACCACTTATTTCGGTTTTTCTACTTTGGGTATCGGAGGCAATTTTGTTCCGATCCCTTATTGGGTTTGTTTTTCTAATAAAACTTCTAGGCGAATTTTTTCGGATGCGATCCGTTTTTATGAAGAATCCGATAGGGAATTACAATCATTAGAAGGGGAACAAATCACTATTTCCGAATTCTTAAGTAGGTTCGGTTATTCAGTAGAATTCGAGGATCTGTATCTGATCCCTATGTTCTCTACGATCAATACATGCACTTCTGAAAGTGCTAAAAATTATCCTGCAGAAGTGGTAATCGGCTATCATTCCAGCGGTTTAAAATTTTTGAGATTTTTAACTCCTGAAAAAGGGACCAGAGATGTTACGGAAAAACTTTCTAAAAGAGCTTCTTCTGTTCGTTTAAGCACTGATCCTAAAAAAATCGTTTTAGAAAAAGATAAAGTGAAATTGATTTTCGAGAATGGAGAAGAACTTTTCGACAGAGTAGTAGTCGCTGCTCCGGCAAACCAGGCTATTTCCATCCTTCCTGATGAATATTCAAAGGAGAAGGCACTACTTTCCAAACTAAAATACGAAGGTTCCGAAGTAGTAGTTCACTCGGACGAAAAATTTATGCCCAAACAGAAAAGACATTGGGCACCTATGTGTTTTTCTCTTTCACAAGATAGTTCCACCGCAACTGCCACTATTCTCCTGAATAAAGTCCTTCCTTCTATGAAAGGTAAGTCCGTATTCCAAACTTGGAATCCGCTTGTGGAACCGAATGAAAAAGATTTTATCAGCAGATCCAAATTCGAAAGACCGGTAATAGATATCGCTTCCAGAAAGATCTTAGAAGAGCTGAAAGAATTACAGGAACTTCCTGGTAAAAAAGTATGGCTCTGCGGTTCTTATGCCAAGTATGGAATGCCACTTTTAGAAGCAGGAGTTTCCACTTCTTTGGATGTCAAAAGATGGGTAGAAGGTTCTCTCAGATCTTAA
- a CDS encoding class I SAM-dependent methyltransferase — protein sequence MSNKVLLWGTEDLGIMEDLPYKKEISLRQHSSFPTKAEIWPKVRLLFGREGIPTDLSHLYLNEDGESWANLGYWENTKEYGTACSNLAEHLGTIAGLEPGSKLLDLGFGCGDQFKIWENTFGVNVSNIYGINISKIQIEFAKRRYEGRGSSPNLILGSVEGLAEFEDKTFDVVLALDSLYFIPNRNRLVGEVFRILKPGGVFVSAEILFSDRKISYWETFKRNLISKMAKMSSDLKKVEGIVSEYSALGFNFEVLERIDPFVFPGFSQFILEKIKSEKKIPKRLAGRYEMLGEYFGSETIKKHFEYWIYKVRKPE from the coding sequence ATGTCCAATAAAGTTTTGCTTTGGGGAACCGAAGACCTAGGAATCATGGAAGACCTGCCTTACAAAAAAGAAATTTCTCTTCGCCAGCATTCTTCTTTTCCTACAAAGGCTGAAATCTGGCCCAAGGTCAGGCTATTATTCGGAAGAGAAGGAATTCCTACAGACCTTTCCCACCTCTATTTGAATGAAGATGGAGAATCTTGGGCCAATCTAGGTTATTGGGAGAATACAAAAGAATACGGCACAGCCTGCTCGAATTTAGCGGAACATTTGGGAACTATAGCGGGACTAGAGCCGGGTTCTAAACTTTTAGATCTTGGGTTCGGATGCGGAGACCAATTTAAGATTTGGGAAAATACGTTTGGAGTAAATGTTTCGAATATTTACGGGATCAATATTTCCAAGATCCAAATTGAATTCGCAAAAAGACGTTATGAGGGTAGAGGCAGCTCTCCTAATTTAATTTTAGGAAGTGTAGAAGGTTTAGCGGAATTCGAGGACAAAACCTTTGATGTGGTGCTTGCCTTAGACAGTTTATATTTTATACCGAATCGAAACAGATTGGTTGGAGAAGTTTTTCGAATTCTAAAACCGGGAGGAGTATTCGTATCCGCAGAGATATTATTCTCGGATCGAAAAATTTCTTATTGGGAAACTTTCAAAAGAAATTTGATCTCTAAGATGGCCAAAATGTCTTCCGACCTCAAAAAGGTAGAAGGTATCGTATCCGAATATTCCGCCCTAGGATTCAACTTCGAAGTTTTAGAAAGAATAGATCCTTTCGTATTTCCTGGATTTTCCCAATTTATATTAGAAAAAATTAAATCGGAAAAAAAGATCCCTAAAAGACTCGCGGGAAGATACGAGATGTTAGGAGAATACTTCGGCTCCGAAACGATCAAAAAACATTTCGAATATTGGATCTATAAGGTCAGAAAACCCGAGTAG
- a CDS encoding OmpA family protein: MNRLLSALLFSMFLLFSSNLLAEERIVEGKLLQFGRMLGTGNDFIQVLSNDLSPELSRLHNQTVRVLCQMRGENCDPIRYETYPFSESKGLSDWTLKRIPNYVNRGYFAFNPTVTPDGQSIFWTVYSSKGKSGTQRIWFAEKDDKGFWRDGKEMPAPLNNDLNSAVIAVLPSNNELFVFGSFGDDEASHKIQVEFQEKREELRKNTRDEMEFRLKEEQLAYEYLRKLTQLQNKATVPLYKSYKEKGNWSYPKAIKFPDFSNIYLKNNTSVFGGSTLSSSGRILIYSVQQPDSYGKLDLYVSIQKADGSFSLGKNLGEVVNTPSEETAPFLAGDDRTLYFCSDGHKGLSVYVTKRIGEGWDNWTKPVEVSANLKGVNFFSIPVNSDWAYVSKEGQLYMAYLPHDFRPNPVVVINGKVLDEEGNPLGAEIHYESLTRLEKRGSAKSDSKTGSFSLVLPYGEKYGFYAEKPGHLSVSRNIDLTESKQEDAKLDVEFRLPTLAVGRQILLNNLFFETNKFDISKDSEPELDRLANFLKSNPKLKISVEGHTDNVGKKERNLELSENRAKAVADYLISKHGIDNERVRTQGFGDSQPISSNDNASDRQRNRRVVLQIVD, encoded by the coding sequence ATGAACCGTCTTCTTTCCGCTTTGCTTTTCTCTATGTTTCTCCTTTTCTCTTCAAATCTTCTCGCTGAGGAAAGGATTGTAGAAGGTAAACTTCTTCAATTCGGTAGAATGTTAGGCACAGGAAACGATTTCATCCAGGTGCTTTCCAACGATCTAAGTCCTGAACTTTCCAGACTTCATAACCAAACCGTTCGTGTTCTTTGCCAGATGAGGGGAGAAAATTGCGACCCGATACGTTATGAGACCTATCCTTTTTCGGAATCCAAGGGCCTTTCGGATTGGACTTTAAAAAGAATTCCGAATTACGTGAACAGAGGTTACTTCGCTTTTAATCCGACAGTAACTCCTGATGGGCAATCCATCTTTTGGACCGTGTATTCTAGCAAAGGTAAATCAGGCACTCAAAGGATTTGGTTTGCGGAGAAGGACGATAAAGGTTTTTGGAGAGATGGCAAGGAGATGCCGGCTCCTTTAAATAATGATCTGAACTCCGCAGTGATTGCAGTACTTCCTAGTAATAATGAATTATTCGTTTTCGGTTCTTTTGGTGATGACGAAGCTTCGCATAAGATACAAGTCGAGTTCCAAGAAAAAAGAGAAGAGCTGAGAAAAAACACTCGAGACGAGATGGAATTCCGTTTAAAGGAAGAACAACTCGCTTACGAATATCTCCGTAAGCTCACTCAACTTCAGAACAAAGCAACTGTTCCATTATATAAAAGTTATAAAGAAAAAGGGAACTGGTCTTATCCAAAAGCGATTAAGTTTCCCGATTTTTCGAATATATATCTAAAAAATAACACTTCAGTTTTCGGCGGTTCCACTCTTTCTTCTTCCGGAAGGATATTGATCTATTCCGTCCAGCAACCTGATTCTTATGGAAAATTGGATCTATATGTAAGCATTCAAAAAGCGGATGGTTCTTTCTCTCTCGGTAAAAATTTGGGAGAGGTCGTGAATACCCCTTCTGAAGAGACCGCTCCGTTTTTAGCAGGAGATGATAGAACTCTATATTTCTGCAGTGATGGTCATAAGGGTCTTTCGGTTTATGTGACCAAAAGAATCGGAGAAGGTTGGGACAATTGGACTAAACCAGTCGAGGTCTCAGCAAATTTGAAAGGTGTGAACTTCTTCTCTATCCCTGTAAATAGCGACTGGGCTTATGTAAGCAAAGAAGGTCAGTTATACATGGCTTATCTTCCCCATGATTTCCGCCCGAACCCTGTCGTGGTAATCAACGGTAAGGTTTTGGATGAAGAAGGAAATCCTTTAGGTGCGGAAATACATTACGAATCCTTAACACGATTGGAAAAAAGAGGAAGTGCAAAGAGTGATTCTAAAACCGGTTCCTTTAGTTTAGTCCTCCCTTACGGTGAAAAATACGGTTTTTATGCGGAGAAGCCCGGTCATCTTTCCGTTTCTAGAAATATAGATCTTACGGAATCCAAACAAGAAGATGCAAAGTTAGATGTAGAATTTCGTCTTCCGACTCTGGCAGTGGGCCGGCAAATTCTTCTAAACAATTTATTTTTTGAGACAAACAAATTTGATATCTCGAAGGATTCCGAACCTGAATTAGATCGTTTGGCGAACTTTTTAAAATCGAATCCTAAACTCAAAATCTCTGTCGAAGGCCATACGGACAACGTGGGCAAAAAAGAGCGTAACCTAGAACTTTCGGAAAACAGGGCAAAAGCAGTGGCAGATTATTTGATTTCCAAGCACGGGATCGACAACGAACGAGTTAGGACCCAAGGTTTTGGGGACAGCCAACCAATTTCTTCCAATGATAACGCTTCGGACCGTCAAAGGAATAGAAGAGTTGTGTTACAGATCGTCGACTGA